The proteins below are encoded in one region of Borrelia sp. A-FGy1:
- a CDS encoding plasmid maintenance protein: protein MITKNARKHNKKNCQNTQKEAKIILLNELINENEKKDKKSCSEFTINQVKAIVEKKFLRISRMCKLYWAINAKNRKYRSFMEQYSTKDILAMTNSLLKRDKEKTVCNRTIQKDIKLMNKIGLLKTETIRFGAGRGSLSFYVQNKDLTDKYKDIIQNEVITLLKEELKGKIIIGDLDKQIAKVKFNKEQTLRLIKELEKEKEKKRKYQVINKSKSSKPNSHDKNTHLFKLDNNYIHKKNSKEIPLDKVEKKRKTKIRNGVEERLINKQKISKKYVQIIKKNSNNDTTYTNALLNLETALCDYTKEYNKEDITRHFTDEFLKKYKNKIWMMMRRKDGVTNDYQIIWESKFKKKYPKKQKENTLFNNNRRKTNKERDKSYKENVTKTKKELKDNIFSILLAQTTKTKKEINRKKIGKITKKFINSIENKLSYKDILNNKYYYSLLEIIEKENIYDNCKSKTRKMNRKEQHEYKEKLMINTNKKNIDEKLSKNKNVKVNNLKILIKNNYLEKKITECNHL, encoded by the coding sequence ATGATAACAAAAAATGCTAGAAAACACAATAAGAAGAATTGCCAAAACACACAAAAAGAAGCAAAAATAATATTACTAAATGAGCTAATTAATGAAAATGAGAAAAAGGACAAAAAAAGTTGCAGCGAGTTTACAATAAATCAAGTTAAAGCAATAGTAGAAAAGAAATTTTTACGCATTTCAAGAATGTGTAAACTATACTGGGCAATAAATGCTAAAAACAGAAAATATAGGTCTTTTATGGAACAATATTCTACAAAAGATATCCTTGCAATGACTAATTCCTTACTAAAAAGAGATAAGGAAAAAACCGTATGCAACAGAACAATACAAAAAGATATTAAATTAATGAACAAAATAGGATTACTTAAAACAGAAACTATAAGATTTGGAGCTGGCAGAGGAAGTCTTTCTTTTTATGTACAAAACAAGGATTTAACTGATAAATATAAAGATATAATACAAAATGAAGTAATTACTCTACTCAAAGAAGAGCTAAAGGGTAAAATAATTATTGGCGATCTTGATAAGCAAATAGCAAAAGTAAAGTTTAACAAAGAGCAAACACTAAGGTTAATTAAAGAATTAGAAAAAGAAAAAGAAAAGAAGAGAAAATATCAAGTAATAAATAAATCTAAATCCAGTAAACCAAATTCGCATGACAAGAATACGCATCTTTTTAAACTTGATAATAACTATATACATAAAAAGAATTCTAAAGAAATACCTTTAGATAAAGTAGAGAAGAAAAGAAAAACCAAAATAAGAAATGGAGTTGAAGAAAGACTAATTAACAAACAAAAAATATCAAAAAAATATGTTCAAATAATTAAAAAAAACAGCAACAATGATACTACATATACAAATGCATTACTTAATCTTGAAACTGCTCTTTGTGATTACACAAAAGAATACAATAAAGAAGATATCACAAGACACTTTACAGATGAATTCTTGAAAAAATATAAAAATAAGATATGGATGATGATGAGAAGAAAAGACGGAGTTACTAATGATTATCAAATTATTTGGGAATCAAAGTTTAAGAAAAAATACCCTAAAAAACAAAAAGAAAACACTTTATTTAATAATAATAGAAGAAAAACAAATAAAGAAAGAGATAAAAGCTACAAAGAGAATGTAACCAAAACAAAAAAAGAACTTAAAGACAACATATTTAGCATACTGCTAGCCCAAACTACAAAAACAAAAAAGGAAATAAACAGGAAAAAAATTGGCAAAATAACTAAGAAATTTATAAATAGCATTGAAAACAAGCTAAGCTACAAAGATATACTTAACAATAAATATTACTACTCACTATTAGAAATAATTGAAAAAGAAAATATCTATGATAACTGTAAGTCAAAAACAAGAAAAATGAATAGAAAAGAACAACATGAATATAAAGAAAAATTGATGATTAATACTAACAAAAAGAATATCGATGAAAAGCTCAGCAAAAATAAAAATGTCAAAGTGAATAATCTAAAAATTCTTATAAAAAACAACTATTTAGAAAAAAAAATAACCGAATGTAATCATTTATAA